The following proteins are encoded in a genomic region of Bufo bufo chromosome 11, aBufBuf1.1, whole genome shotgun sequence:
- the SSTR1 gene encoding somatostatin receptor type 1: protein MLRNDTGTMGFLENTAESTWGNTSRNNTSTDSPGIAIFISFVYSLVCIVGLCGNSMVIYVILRYAKMKTATNIYILNLAIADELLMLSVPFLVTSTLLRHWPFGSLLCRLVLSLDAMNMFTSVYCLAVLSLDRYVAVVHPISAARYRRPSVAKMVNLGVWLFSMLIILPIVIFSSTAPNSDGTVACNVHMPEPSQRWVVVFVLYTFLMGFLLPMAAICLCYILIITKMRVVALKAGWQQRRRSERKLTLMVTVVVTVFVVCWMPFYVVQLVGVFARKGDTTVSQLSVALGYANSCANPFLYGVLSDNFRRSFQKVLCLTWMENATEEPVDYYATALKSRAYSAEDLQNGMLTTGSTYRNGTCSSRTH from the coding sequence ATGCTGAGAAATGACACTGGGACGATGGGATTCCTTGAGAATACAGCGGAGTCTACCTGGGGGAACACCTCTAGGAATAACACTTCTACAGACTCCCCTGGCATTGCCATCTTCATTTCCTTTGTGTACTCTTTGGTTTGCATTGTAGGGTTGTGTGGTAATTCTATGGTCATCTATGTCATTTTGCGTTACGCCAAGATGAAGACTGCCACTAATATCTACATTTTGAACTTGGCCATTGCTGATGAACTTCTTATGCTGAGCGTGCCTTTTCTGGTGACCTCCACCCTTCTTCGTCACTGGCCATTTGGCTCGCTCCTTTGTAGACTGGTTCTTAGCTTGGATGCTATGAACATGTTTACCAGTGTCTACTGCTTGGCTGTTCTAAGTTTGGACCGGTATGTGGCAGTGGTGCATCCCATCAGCGCTGCCCGCTACCGACGACCAAGTGTGGCAAAAATGGTGAATCTTGGGGTCTGGCTTTTCTCAATGCTAATCATCCTACCTATTGTCATTTTCTCCAGTACAGCACCGAACAGTGATGGGACAGTGGCTTGCAATGTACATATGCCGGAGCCCTCACAGCGATGGGTTGTGGTCTTTGTCCTCTACACCTTCTTGATGGGCTTTCTCCTGCCAATGGCTGCCATCTGCTTATGCTATATTCTCATCATCACAAAAATGAGAGTTGTAGCACTCAAAGCTGGCTGGCAGCAGCGGCGCAGGTCGGAGCGTAAACTCACACTCATGGTGACTGTTGTGGTGACAGTTTTTGTGGTCTGTTGGATGCCATTCTATGTTGTACAGCTAGTTGGTGTTTTTGCCAGAAAGGGGGACACGACAGTCAGCCAACTTTCAGTTGCACTTGGCTATGCCAACAGTTGTGCCAATCCTTTTTTGTATGGCGTTCTTTCTGACAATTTTCGAAGGTCTTTCCAGAAGGTTTTATGCCTCACCTGGATGGAAAATGCCACAGAAGAACCAGTAGACTACTATGCCACCGCATTAAAAAGCAGGGCATACAGTGCCGAGGACCTACAGAATGGCATGTTGACAACAGGCAGCACTTACCGCAATGGCACTTGCAGCTCTAGGACCCACTAG